Proteins encoded in a region of the Polyodon spathula isolate WHYD16114869_AA chromosome 9, ASM1765450v1, whole genome shotgun sequence genome:
- the LOC121320851 gene encoding polycomb protein eed: MSESRAAAGNEMPAKKQKLSSDENSNPDLSGDENDDAVSIESGTNTERPDTPTNTPNAPGRKSWGKGKWKSKKCKYSFKCVNSLKEDHGQPLFGVQFNWHSKEGDPLVFATVGSNRVTLYECHSQGEIRLLQSYVDADTDENFYTCAWTFDSSTSHPLLAVAGSRGIIRIINHISMQCIKHYVGHGNAINELKFHPRDPNLLLSVSKDHAVRLWNIQTDTLVAIFGGVEGHRDEVLSADFDLLGEKIMSCGMDHSLKLWRINSERMQKAIKGSYEYNPSKTNRPFVSQKIHFPDFSTRDIHRNYVDCVRWLGDLILSKSCENAIVCWKPGKMEDDIDRIKPNESNVTILGRFDYSQCDIWYMRFSMDFWQKMLALGNQAGKLYVWDLEVEDPHKAKCTTLTYPKCTSAIRQTSFSRDSSILIAVCDDASIWRWDRLR; the protein is encoded by the exons ATGTCTGAGAGCCGAGCCGCGGCGGGAAACGAGATGCCGGCGAAAAAGCAGAAACTTAGCAGCGACGAGAACAGTAACCCCGATCTTTCAGGGGACGAAAAC GATGATGCGGTCAGTATAGAGAGCGGGACCAACACTGAGCGCCCAGACACCCCCACCAACACCCCCAATGCCCCTGGAAGGAAGAGCTGGGGAAAGGGCAAGTGGAAGTCAAAGAAATGTAAATACTCCTTCAAGTGCGTCAACAGCCTCAAA gaGGACCATGGGCAGCCTCTATTTGGTGTGCAGTTCAACTGGCACAGTAAGGAAGGGGACCCACTGGTGTTTGCCACGGTGGGAAGTAATAGG GTTACATTATACGAGTGCCATTCCCAGGGTGAGATCCGCTTACTGCAGTCGTATGTGGATGCTGAT ACAGATGAGAATTTCTACACCTGCGCCTGGACCTTTGACAGCAGCACCAGCCACCCCCTGCTGGCTGTGGCAGGATCTCGGGGCATCATCCGCATAATTAACCACATCTCCATGCAGTGCATTAAG CATTATGTAGGACACGGAAATGCAATTAACGAGCTGAAATTTCACCCTCGAGATCCGAACCTCCTGCTCTCTGTAAGCAaag ATCATGCTGTGAGGCTGTGGAATATTCAGACTGACACTTTAGTTGCAATATTTGGAGGCGTGGAGGGGCATCGAGATGAGGTCCTCAGTGCA GACTTTGATCTCCTCGGCGAGAAGATCATGTCTTGTGGCATGGACCACTCTCTCAAACTGTGGAGAATCAACTCTGAGAGGATGCAGAAAGCCATTAAGGGTTCATATGAATATAACCCCAGTAAAACCAATAG GCCATTTGTTTCCCAGAAGATCCATTTTCCTGATTTCTCTACAAGAGATATCCACAGAAACTATGTTGACTGTGTACGGTGGCTTGGAGATTTAATACTTTCTAAG TCTTGTGAAAACGCCATAGTGTGCTGGAAACCAGGGAAAATGGAAGATGACATAGATCGGATCAAACCCAATGAGTCCAACGTGACAATCCTGGGCAGGTTTGACTACAGTCAGTGTGATATCTGGTACATGCGCTTCTCCATGGACTTCTGGCAGAAG ATGCTGGCCTTGGGCAATCAAGCTGGGAAGCTGTATGTTTGGGACTTGGAGGTGGAGGACCCTCATAAAGCAAA gtGTACCACCTTGACCTATCCAAAATGCACCTCAGCCATACGCCAGACCAGCTTCAGCCGCGACAGCAGCATCCTGATTGCTGTGTGTGATGATGCGTCCATCTGGCGCTGGGACCGGCTGCGGTGA
- the LOC121320852 gene encoding protein Hikeshi-like has product MFGCLVAGRLVQTDVQQVAEDKFVFNLPDYETANHVVVFMLGTVPFPGGMGGAVYFSYPDPSGLPVWQLLGFITNEKPSAIFKITGLKSGEGGQHPFGMMSIPQTPSVAQVGVSIEPLEQLLQQTPVASAAVSTVDSFTQFTQKMMDSLYNFSSSFAVTQAQMTPNPSEVFIPASVILKWYENFQRRIFQNPNFWKS; this is encoded by the exons ATGTTTGGTTGTTTAGTGGCCGGTAGATTG GTGCAGACAGATGTGCAGCAGGTTGCAGAGGACAAGTTTGTGTTCAACCTCCCTGACTACGAGACTGCTAACCATGTGGTGGTGTTCATGCTGGGGACTGTGCCTTTCCCTGGTGGGATGGGAGGAGCTGTGTACTTCTCTTACCCTGACCCCAGCGGGCTGCCAGTGTGGCAGCTCTTAGGATTCATCACCAATGAGAAACCAAGCGCCATCTTCAAAATTACAGGCTTGAAGTCTG GGGAAGGAGGCCAGCATCCCTTTGGAATGATGAGCATTCCGCAGACTCCCTCTGTTGCTCAGGTGGGCGTGTCCATAGAACCACTGGAACAGCTGTTGCAGCAGACCCCAGTGGCCAGTGCTGCTGTATCCACAGTTGACTCTTTCACACAG TTCACACAGAAGATGATGGACAGCTTGTACAATTTTTCTTCGTCGTTTGCAGTGACGCAAGCTCAGATGACTCCCAATCCTTCTGAGGTGTTCATCCCTGCCAGTGTTATTTTGAAATG gtATGAAAACTTTCAGAGAAGAATTTTCCAGAATCCTAATTTTTGGAAGTCATAA